A DNA window from Halanaerobium saccharolyticum subsp. saccharolyticum DSM 6643 contains the following coding sequences:
- the pflB gene encoding formate C-acetyltransferase, with the protein MKFDTLKMKGQRWKEEVDVRDFVQQNYTPYTGGADFLEGPTKRTEAIWNQSSELLKQERENDGVLAIDTETVADINAYDAGYIDQDKEIIVGLQTDQPLKRTLNPYGGIRMARQAAEAYGEEVDPEIDEIFTKYRKTHNDGVYDAYTPKIREIRRSGVITGLPDAYGRGRIIGDYRRVALYGIDRLIEAKKEDKANLKSPMTEETIRLREEVSDQIKALKRLKGLGETYGCDLSRPAKNAEEAVQWTYLAYLGAIQENNGAAMSFGRVAEFFDIYFEKDIEAGLLTEKEAQEIIDDFVIKLRLARQLRTPAYNELFSGDPLWVTIVLGGIGIDTRPLVTKTSYRILNTLYNLGPAPEPNLTVLWSEQLPESFKNYCTKVSKDTSSLQYENDDLMRLNFSDDYGIACCVSAMTPGKDIQYFGARCNLPKTLLYSLNGGKDEVSGTQVGPEFKAYEGDVLEYDKVMENFDRFLDWLSEKYVDALNIIHFMHDKYAYEAVQMALHDTEVQRIMGFGVAGLSIIADSLSAIKYAEVKPIRNEEGLIVDFEINGDFPKYGNDDDRVDKLAVEVVKLFINKLKQHQLYRDAVHSMSVLTITSNVVYGKKTGATPDGRKAGEAFAPGANPMHGRDTSGALASLNSVAKIPYEYCQDGISNTFSIVPEALGKTETAQQNNLTSILDGYFDQGAHHLNVNVLRRETLLDAVEHPEEYPQLTIRVSGYAVNFIKLTAEQQQEVIARTFHKSI; encoded by the coding sequence ATGAAATTCGATACTTTAAAAATGAAGGGTCAAAGATGGAAAGAAGAAGTTGATGTGAGAGATTTTGTTCAGCAAAATTATACTCCTTATACTGGTGGAGCTGATTTTTTAGAAGGTCCCACCAAAAGAACGGAAGCAATCTGGAATCAGAGTTCAGAGCTTCTTAAACAAGAAAGAGAAAATGATGGTGTACTCGCTATAGATACAGAAACAGTTGCAGATATTAATGCTTATGATGCTGGTTATATAGATCAGGATAAAGAAATAATTGTTGGTCTACAGACGGACCAACCTTTAAAAAGAACTTTAAATCCCTATGGTGGGATTAGAATGGCTCGTCAGGCAGCAGAAGCTTATGGCGAAGAAGTAGATCCCGAAATAGATGAGATTTTTACTAAATATAGAAAGACACATAATGATGGTGTTTATGATGCCTATACACCAAAAATTAGAGAAATTAGACGCTCAGGTGTAATTACCGGTCTGCCTGATGCTTACGGCCGCGGCAGAATTATTGGTGATTATAGAAGAGTTGCACTTTATGGTATAGATAGATTAATTGAAGCTAAAAAAGAAGATAAGGCAAATTTAAAGAGTCCAATGACCGAAGAAACTATTCGCTTAAGAGAAGAAGTTAGCGATCAAATCAAAGCTCTTAAAAGGTTGAAGGGACTTGGAGAAACATATGGCTGTGATCTTTCGCGACCTGCTAAAAATGCTGAAGAAGCAGTACAGTGGACTTATCTTGCTTATCTTGGCGCAATTCAGGAAAACAATGGAGCGGCAATGTCCTTTGGTCGAGTTGCAGAGTTCTTTGATATTTATTTTGAAAAAGATATTGAAGCTGGCTTACTAACTGAAAAAGAAGCACAGGAGATAATAGATGATTTTGTAATTAAATTGAGACTTGCCAGACAGCTGAGAACTCCAGCTTATAACGAACTATTCAGTGGAGATCCACTCTGGGTAACAATTGTTTTAGGTGGAATTGGAATTGATACCAGACCACTTGTTACAAAAACTAGTTATAGAATTTTAAATACTTTATATAACTTAGGTCCTGCTCCAGAACCAAATTTAACAGTGCTCTGGTCAGAACAGCTGCCTGAAAGCTTTAAAAACTACTGCACTAAAGTTTCAAAAGACACAAGTTCACTGCAGTATGAAAATGATGATCTAATGCGCCTTAACTTTTCTGATGATTACGGGATCGCCTGCTGTGTTTCAGCAATGACACCCGGTAAAGATATTCAGTACTTTGGTGCTAGATGTAATCTTCCTAAAACACTGCTTTATTCCTTAAATGGTGGTAAAGATGAGGTCAGCGGAACCCAGGTAGGACCGGAGTTTAAAGCTTATGAGGGTGATGTTTTAGAATATGATAAAGTTATGGAGAATTTTGACCGCTTCCTTGACTGGTTAAGCGAAAAATATGTAGATGCTTTAAATATAATTCACTTTATGCACGATAAATATGCTTATGAGGCAGTACAGATGGCCCTGCACGATACTGAAGTTCAGAGGATTATGGGTTTTGGTGTAGCTGGTCTTTCAATTATTGCCGACTCCTTAAGTGCAATAAAATATGCAGAAGTTAAACCAATCAGAAATGAAGAGGGTCTAATTGTTGATTTTGAGATCAATGGAGATTTCCCTAAGTACGGTAATGATGATGATCGTGTAGATAAGTTGGCTGTAGAAGTAGTTAAACTATTTATTAATAAGCTAAAACAGCATCAGCTCTACAGAGATGCGGTTCATTCCATGTCAGTACTGACAATTACTTCGAATGTTGTTTATGGTAAGAAAACAGGTGCTACACCCGATGGACGTAAAGCAGGAGAAGCCTTTGCACCTGGAGCAAATCCAATGCACGGTAGAGATACATCTGGTGCATTAGCTTCACTTAACTCGGTTGCTAAAATACCTTATGAGTACTGCCAGGATGGTATTTCTAATACATTTTCTATTGTGCCAGAAGCTCTTGGTAAAACTGAAACTGCTCAGCAGAATAATTTAACTTCAATATTGGACGGTTATTTTGATCAGGGTGCACATCATTTAAATGTTAATGTTTTAAGACGAGAAACTTTACTTGATGCAGTTGAGCATCCTGAAGAATATCCTCAGCTGACAATCAGAGTTTCCGGTTATGCTGTTAACTTTATTAAATTAACAGCAGAACAGCAGCAGGAAGTTATAGCAAGAACATTCCATAAGTCAATATAA
- a CDS encoding alpha-amylase family glycosyl hydrolase produces MLILQAFYWNCLDNWWEEINSIADEIAVKGFDTVWLPPPSKGMDGKNSMGYDIKEHYNLDSKFGNKKTLKKLINKFHENNIDVMADLVLGHMLGGKKEWNPHFEKKTYTRFKEKNFPKNHMHFCHECGGCSSRNSFGETICYYSDQEYMKNELIKWADWLKKDIGFDSFRLDNLKDMRWDFTKEFVDQFRDNTFMVGEYWNGDDRTLQEFIDHSQINLFNFPLYYSIKEMCMDPFFPMQSIEGISKENKVNFLSNHDIEREERDFNKDAIITNKELGYAYILFQDNPAVIYWNDYFKYDLKDKLDELINLRKNSSHQPLEIVNLNDDIYHARRGRYNLIINNGYDEYSYSTLKVKGRDYEIFIED; encoded by the coding sequence ATGTTGATACTTCAGGCTTTTTATTGGAACTGTCTTGATAACTGGTGGGAAGAAATAAATTCAATTGCAGATGAAATAGCAGTTAAAGGATTTGATACAGTCTGGCTGCCACCACCATCAAAGGGTATGGACGGAAAAAATTCAATGGGTTATGATATTAAAGAACACTATAATTTAGATTCTAAATTTGGCAACAAAAAAACCTTAAAAAAACTAATTAATAAATTTCATGAAAATAATATAGATGTTATGGCAGATTTAGTTTTAGGACATATGCTCGGTGGTAAAAAAGAATGGAATCCTCATTTTGAAAAGAAAACTTATACTAGATTTAAGGAAAAAAACTTTCCTAAAAATCATATGCATTTTTGTCATGAATGTGGTGGCTGCAGCAGCCGTAACAGTTTTGGTGAAACAATTTGCTATTACTCTGATCAAGAATATATGAAAAATGAATTAATTAAATGGGCGGACTGGCTCAAAAAGGACATTGGTTTTGACAGTTTTCGTCTCGACAATTTAAAAGATATGCGCTGGGATTTTACTAAGGAATTTGTAGATCAATTTAGGGATAATACATTTATGGTTGGTGAATACTGGAATGGCGATGATCGAACATTACAGGAATTTATTGATCACAGTCAAATTAATTTATTCAATTTCCCACTTTATTACAGTATTAAGGAAATGTGTATGGATCCATTTTTTCCGATGCAGAGTATAGAAGGCATCTCTAAAGAAAATAAAGTTAATTTTCTTTCAAATCATGATATAGAAAGAGAAGAACGGGATTTTAATAAAGATGCAATTATCACAAATAAGGAATTAGGTTATGCCTATATCCTTTTTCAGGATAATCCGGCAGTTATCTATTGGAATGATTATTTTAAATATGATCTAAAAGATAAGTTAGATGAATTGATAAATTTAAGGAAAAACTCCAGTCACCAGCCGCTTGAAATAGTGAATTTAAATGATGATATTTATCATGCTAGACGCGGCAGATATAATTTAATCATTAATAATGGTTATGACGAATATTCTTACTCAACTCTAAAAGTTAAGGGAAGAGATTATGAAATATTTATAGAAGATTAA
- the recQ gene encoding DNA helicase RecQ yields the protein MLAEIENIEGILKKYYGYNTFRKGQKKVIESILAGRDTAAVMPTGSGKSLCYQIPALIFEGLTIVISPLISLMKDQVDALTEMGIKASYINSSISSKEMKKRLDAAAAGKYKLLYIAPERLNSFRFINLLRELDIAMVAVDEAHCVSHWGHDFRPSYLNIAQIVERLNKKVILTAFTATATPQVKRDISIQLKMNNPLIYTSGFDRPNLSFRIRKGIDKDQFLKDYLKVNSDQPGIIYAATRKEVNRIYQLLNKLDYQVARYHAGLSDQERTEAQEDFIYDKIKIVVATNAFGMGIDKSNVRFVIHYNMPKNMESYYQEAGRAGRDGEPADCFLLYAPGDKHIQKFLIDQVGTDADRKEEQLKKLQQMVDYCHTSKCLRAYILKYFGEKDVAKKCGSCSSCNDQRQLQDITVEAQKILSCVYRLDEGWGITVTAKVLAGSKSKKILDSKFDQLSTYGIMADYTIKEIKNLINLLIADDYLSQAGAKYPLLKLNKKSYQIMNAELDVERRIEKEQQRISEDSELFIILKELRKEISKKEGVPPYIIFHDSSLKDMCRVLPQNKTEMLQVSGVGEVKYSRYGKDFLTAVKNYA from the coding sequence ATGCTTGCAGAAATAGAAAATATTGAAGGAATTTTAAAAAAATATTACGGTTATAATACTTTTAGAAAAGGACAGAAAAAGGTTATAGAAAGTATTTTAGCTGGTAGAGATACAGCTGCAGTAATGCCAACCGGTTCTGGTAAGTCGCTCTGTTACCAGATTCCGGCCCTAATTTTCGAAGGACTGACAATTGTAATTTCACCGCTTATTTCACTGATGAAAGACCAGGTGGATGCACTTACAGAAATGGGAATTAAGGCCAGCTATATTAACAGCTCAATCAGCAGTAAAGAGATGAAAAAAAGATTGGATGCAGCTGCAGCAGGAAAATATAAGCTGCTCTATATAGCTCCAGAACGATTAAATTCATTTCGATTTATTAATTTACTGAGAGAGCTTGATATAGCAATGGTTGCTGTAGATGAGGCCCACTGTGTTTCGCACTGGGGGCATGATTTTAGACCTAGTTATTTAAATATTGCTCAGATTGTAGAAAGATTAAATAAAAAAGTAATCTTAACTGCTTTTACTGCTACGGCAACTCCACAGGTCAAAAGGGATATTAGTATTCAGTTAAAAATGAACAACCCGCTAATTTATACAAGTGGTTTTGATAGACCTAATTTGAGCTTTAGAATTAGAAAGGGTATCGATAAAGATCAGTTTTTAAAAGATTATTTAAAAGTTAATTCGGATCAGCCAGGTATAATTTATGCAGCAACCAGAAAAGAAGTTAACAGAATCTATCAGCTGCTGAATAAATTAGATTATCAGGTAGCCCGCTATCATGCCGGATTATCAGATCAAGAAAGAACAGAGGCTCAGGAAGATTTTATTTATGATAAAATAAAAATAGTTGTAGCTACAAATGCTTTTGGGATGGGAATTGATAAATCAAATGTCCGCTTTGTAATTCATTATAATATGCCTAAAAATATGGAATCATACTATCAAGAAGCCGGTAGAGCTGGGAGAGATGGTGAGCCAGCTGACTGTTTTCTGCTTTATGCACCAGGTGATAAACATATCCAGAAATTTTTAATCGATCAGGTGGGAACTGATGCTGATCGAAAAGAAGAACAGTTAAAGAAACTGCAGCAGATGGTAGATTATTGTCACACCAGCAAATGTCTGCGGGCTTATATCTTAAAATATTTTGGTGAAAAAGATGTTGCTAAAAAATGCGGCAGCTGCAGCAGCTGTAATGATCAACGTCAGCTGCAGGATATAACTGTTGAGGCTCAAAAAATATTATCCTGTGTTTATAGATTAGATGAAGGCTGGGGGATTACAGTAACTGCAAAAGTACTTGCTGGATCTAAGAGTAAGAAAATTTTAGATTCAAAATTTGATCAGCTTTCAACATATGGGATTATGGCTGATTATACAATTAAAGAAATTAAAAATTTAATCAATCTTTTAATAGCAGATGATTATCTCAGTCAGGCGGGAGCTAAATATCCCCTTTTAAAATTAAATAAAAAATCATATCAAATTATGAATGCTGAATTAGATGTTGAAAGAAGAATAGAAAAAGAACAGCAGCGGATTAGTGAAGATAGTGAATTATTTATAATTTTAAAAGAATTGAGGAAAGAAATATCTAAAAAAGAAGGAGTACCACCATACATTATTTTTCACGACAGCAGTCTTAAGGATATGTGCAGAGTTCTGCCCCAGAATAAGACAGAGATGCTCCAGGTAAGTGGAGTTGGGGAAGTTAAGTATTCTCGGTATGGAAAAGATTTCTTGACTGCAGTTAAAAATTATGCTTAA
- a CDS encoding mechanosensitive ion channel family protein, with amino-acid sequence MYIDFIISVTAFTIIYFILLYSTRFILKDLSEKRYKQIRENLKIPLLLTMLNISLLIPFYYLTKSNNILNFFNHFLKITLIFLISWFIIKLMRLIRLYLDDTHRIDSSNNLRARKIHTQYRILERVIKVLIIFIAVAAALMTFDSIKRVGISLFASAGVASIIIGFSAQKIIASIIAGIQLAIAQPIRVQDVVIVNGEWGWIEEINLTYVVVKVWDRRRLVVPTTYFIDNIFQNWTRKSSFILGTVFLYTDYTISVDAIREELDRLLEDNKLWDGKVKVVQVTDASEKTMELRILVSADDSPTAWELRVFLREKLIKFIQDNYPESLPKTRVEFPESQ; translated from the coding sequence ATGTACATTGATTTTATTATTTCTGTAACCGCATTTACTATTATATATTTTATACTTTTATATTCAACTAGATTTATCTTAAAAGATCTGAGTGAAAAAAGATATAAACAAATAAGAGAAAATCTTAAGATCCCTCTACTGCTGACAATGCTAAATATTTCATTACTTATTCCTTTCTACTATTTAACAAAAAGTAATAACATTTTAAATTTCTTTAATCATTTTTTAAAAATTACTTTAATCTTTTTAATTAGCTGGTTTATTATTAAATTAATGCGTTTAATCAGACTTTATCTTGATGATACGCATCGGATTGACAGCAGTAATAATCTTAGAGCTAGAAAAATACATACTCAATATAGAATTTTAGAGAGAGTTATTAAAGTTCTAATTATTTTTATAGCAGTGGCAGCTGCCTTAATGACTTTTGATTCAATTAAAAGAGTTGGAATCAGTCTTTTTGCTTCAGCCGGTGTGGCAAGTATTATTATTGGTTTTTCTGCTCAAAAAATTATAGCGTCTATTATTGCAGGAATTCAATTAGCAATTGCCCAGCCAATTCGAGTTCAGGATGTGGTAATAGTTAATGGAGAATGGGGTTGGATCGAAGAAATTAATTTAACTTATGTGGTTGTAAAAGTTTGGGACCGCAGACGGCTTGTTGTTCCTACAACCTATTTCATTGATAATATTTTTCAAAACTGGACAAGAAAATCTTCTTTTATCTTAGGCACTGTTTTTCTCTATACAGATTACACAATTTCGGTTGATGCAATAAGAGAAGAATTAGATCGTCTTTTAGAAGACAATAAACTCTGGGATGGTAAAGTTAAAGTGGTACAGGTGACTGATGCCAGTGAAAAAACAATGGAGTTAAGAATTTTAGTTAGTGCAGATGATTCTCCAACTGCCTGGGAACTAAGAGTCTTTTTAAGAGAAAAATTAATTAAATTTATCCAGGACAACTATCCCGAAAGTTTACCAAAAACAAGAGTTGAATTTCCAGAAAGTCAGTAA
- a CDS encoding SAM-dependent methyltransferase yields MRTLDLDKILAKGNLPDFILRRGVKRLVKKRAKKQNKLSVEARYDYLNDFIQELKKQPIAVQTDAANEQHYELPPEFFEKILGRNLKYSCCYWSDDLSYQKLKKQNNLEQRLDQAEDQMLKLSAERAEIENGQNILELGCGWGSFSFYLARKFPDSRIISMSNSKDQINYINKLAAANKVDNLRAVKADINNFKTEAKFDRIVSVEMFEHMRNYQKLMQKISSFLLADGKLFVHIFSHKFYPFIYQDQKKSDWMSRYFFSGGTMPSQDLLHYFSNDFSLEKQWALSGRHYQKTLEAWLENMDQKKDEIYPILESTYGVEAAEKWWNYWRLFFISSAEFFGYNNGNDWFISHYLFQK; encoded by the coding sequence GTGAGAACTTTGGATTTAGATAAAATACTTGCAAAAGGAAATCTGCCAGATTTTATACTACGTAGAGGTGTCAAAAGACTTGTCAAAAAAAGGGCAAAGAAACAGAATAAGTTATCAGTTGAAGCAAGATATGACTATCTAAATGATTTTATTCAAGAACTCAAAAAGCAGCCAATTGCAGTTCAAACAGATGCTGCAAACGAACAGCACTATGAATTACCACCTGAATTTTTTGAGAAAATTTTAGGAAGGAATTTAAAATACAGCTGCTGTTATTGGTCAGACGATTTAAGTTATCAGAAATTAAAAAAACAAAATAATCTAGAACAAAGATTAGACCAGGCAGAAGATCAAATGTTAAAGTTAAGTGCAGAACGAGCAGAGATAGAAAATGGTCAAAACATATTGGAATTAGGCTGTGGTTGGGGGTCTTTTTCATTTTATCTTGCCCGTAAATTTCCTGATTCAAGAATAATTTCAATGTCCAACTCCAAAGACCAGATAAATTATATTAACAAACTGGCTGCAGCAAATAAGGTTGATAATTTGAGAGCAGTTAAAGCAGATATTAATAATTTTAAGACAGAGGCCAAATTTGATCGGATTGTTTCTGTTGAAATGTTTGAACATATGCGTAATTATCAAAAGCTAATGCAGAAGATAAGCAGTTTTTTATTAGCTGATGGAAAATTATTTGTGCATATTTTTTCGCATAAATTTTATCCATTTATTTATCAAGATCAGAAAAAAAGTGATTGGATGAGCCGCTACTTTTTTAGTGGAGGTACTATGCCAAGCCAGGATCTGCTTCATTATTTTAGTAATGATTTTAGTCTGGAAAAACAGTGGGCTCTTTCAGGCAGACATTATCAAAAGACTTTAGAAGCCTGGTTAGAGAACATGGATCAGAAAAAGGATGAGATCTATCCAATTTTAGAATCAACTTATGGAGTAGAAGCTGCTGAAAAATGGTGGAATTACTGGCGTTTATTTTTTATTTCTTCAGCGGAATTTTTTGGTTATAATAACGGAAATGATTGGTTTATCAGCCATTATCTCTTTCAAAAATAA
- the pflA gene encoding pyruvate formate-lyase-activating protein has product MTEGYIHSTESMGTVDGPGIRFVVFTQGCPLRCQYCHNPDTWKLKEGKKTTTEELMKKIVKIKPYIERSGGGITISGGEPTMQLEFTLDLLKKAKAEGLHTAVDTSGYVDPEKFKKLLPYLDLVLLDIKTMDNLKHQDLTGVSNEKTLNIVELLELEKQPYWVRQVIVPGITDDLAEMQQFANYLKDKKYLEKIELLPYHELGKHKWENLGLEYKLAAVDPPSAKKMAELNSIFKNYKINIA; this is encoded by the coding sequence ATGACTGAAGGATATATTCATTCTACAGAAAGTATGGGGACAGTTGATGGCCCCGGAATTCGCTTTGTTGTTTTTACTCAAGGCTGTCCACTGCGCTGTCAGTATTGTCACAATCCAGACACCTGGAAATTAAAAGAAGGTAAAAAGACTACAACTGAAGAATTGATGAAAAAAATAGTAAAAATTAAACCTTATATAGAGCGTTCAGGTGGTGGAATTACAATTTCAGGTGGAGAACCTACTATGCAGCTTGAATTTACTTTGGATCTCTTAAAAAAAGCTAAGGCTGAAGGTCTGCATACGGCAGTGGATACTTCCGGCTATGTAGATCCAGAAAAGTTTAAAAAGCTGCTTCCGTATTTGGATCTAGTTCTTTTAGATATCAAAACTATGGATAATTTAAAACACCAGGATCTGACTGGAGTCAGCAACGAAAAAACTCTTAATATTGTAGAACTTTTGGAGTTAGAGAAACAGCCTTACTGGGTCAGACAGGTTATTGTTCCTGGAATTACAGATGATCTAGCAGAAATGCAGCAGTTTGCTAATTATCTTAAAGATAAAAAGTATTTAGAAAAGATAGAACTACTTCCATATCACGAATTAGGAAAGCATAAATGGGAGAATTTAGGACTTGAATATAAGCTGGCTGCTGTTGATCCACCTTCTGCAAAAAAAATGGCAGAGTTAAATTCTATTTTCAAAAATTATAAAATAAATATAGCCTAA